The following proteins are co-located in the Anoplopoma fimbria isolate UVic2021 breed Golden Eagle Sablefish chromosome 18, Afim_UVic_2022, whole genome shotgun sequence genome:
- the snw1 gene encoding SNW domain-containing protein 1 isoform X1 yields the protein MSLTSFLPAPTQLSQDQLEAEEKLRAQKSYSTALVSSRKEPPPYEHRKGWVPRSLEDFGDGGAFPEIHVAQFPLEMGRKKKTSNALAVQVDAEGKIKYDSIARQGQGKDKVIFSKYTDLLPKEVLNEDTPELQKPDEEAIKELTEKTRSALDKQVSQKIAAAMPVRAADKQAPAQYIRYTPSQQGVAFNSGAKQRVIRMVEMQKDPMEPPRFKINKKIPRGPPSPPAPVLHSPSRKMTVKEQQEWKIPPCISNWKNAKGYTIPLDKRLAADGRGLQTVHINENFAKLAEALYIADRKAREAVEMRAQVEKKMAQKEKEKKEEKLRELAQMARDRRAGIKSHGDKAAGGEDSEVRDRDEIRHDRRKERQHDRNISRAAPDKRSKLQRDQDRDISELIALGVPNPRSASEAQYDQRLFNQSKGMDSGFAGGEDETYNVYDQPFRGSRDMASNIYRPSKNIDKDAYTDDFDTLMHNNRFVPDKEFSGADHGQRREGPVQFEEDPFGLDKFLEEAKQHGGSKRPSTSSRSKDDYHDKKRRKE from the exons ATGTCTCTGACGAG CTTTTTACCGGCGCCGACCCAGCTTTCTCAGGACCagctggaggcagaggagaagCTTCGGGCCCAGAAGTCCTATTCCACCGCCCTGGTGTCGTCCCGCAAGGAGCCCCCTCCTTATGAACACAGAAAAGGCTGGGTGCCTCGCTCCCTTGAG GACTTTGGAGATGGGGGAGCTTTTCCAGAGATCCATGTTGCCCAGTTTCCTCTGGAGATgggcaggaagaagaagacatcCAATGCCCTGGCTGTACAGGTGGATGCAGAAGGAAAGATCAAATATGACTCCATTGCCAGACAAGGACAGGGCAAAGATAAG GTGATCTTCAGTAAGTACACAGACCTTCTACCAAAGGAAGTTCTTAATGAAGACACTCCAGAACTACAGAAGCCTGATGAGGAGGCTATAAAAGAG CTGACGGAGAAGACCCGCAGTGCCCTGGACAAGCAGGTGTCTCAAAAGATTGCTGCTGCCATGCCTGTAAGAGCTGCAGACAAACAAGCTCCTGCCCAGTACATCAG ATACACCCCATCACAGCAGGGAGTGGCTTTCAACTCAGGGGCCAAACAGAGGGTGATCCGCATGGTGGAAATGCAGAAAGATCCGATGGAACCTCCACGTTTTAA GATCAACAAGAAGATTCCTCGAGGACCTCCTTCTCCCCCCGCCCCTGTCCTGCATTCCCCAAGCAGAAAG ATGACAGTCAAGGAGCAGCAGGAATGGAAGATTCCTCCATGCATCTCCAACTGGAAAAACGCCAAG GGCTACACCATTCCTCTTGACAAACGTCTGGCTGCTGATGGTAGAGGGCTGCAAACCGTTCACATCAATGAAAACTTTGCTAAGCTGGCCGAGGCGCTCTACATCGCCGACAGAAAG GCCAGAGAGGCAGTGGAGATGAGAGCCCAGGTAGAGAAGAAGATGGcccagaaagagaaggaaaagaaggaggaaaaacTGAGGGAGCTGGCACAAATGGCCAGAGACCGCAGGGCAGGGATCAAAAGTCATGGGGACAAAG CAGCAGGTGGCGAGGACAGCGAGGTCAGGGACCGTGACGAGATCCGCCATgacagaaggaaagagagacagcacGACAGGAACATTTCCAGGGCTGCTCCTGATAAGAG GTCGAAGCTGCAGAGAGACCAAGACAGGGACATCAGCGAGCTCATCGCTCTGGGCGTTCCCAACCCACGTTCTGCCAGTGAGGCCCAGTACGACCAGCGGCTCTTTAACCAGAGCAAG GGTATGGATAGTGGTTTTGCCGGTGGTGAAGATGAGACCTACAACGTGTACGACCAGCCGTTCCGTGGCAGCAGAGACATGGCCTCTAACATCTACCGGCCCAGCAAGAATATAGACAAGGACGCCTACACGGATGACTTTGACACACTCATGCACAACAACAG GTTTGTTCCAGACAAAGAGTTCTCAGGTGCCGACCACGGGCAGAGGCGGGAAGGGCCAGTCCAGTTTGAGGAGGATCCATTCGGTCTGGACAAGTTCTTGGAGGAGGCCAAGCAGCACGGCGGCTCCAAGAGACCGTCTACCAGCAGCCGCTCAAAGGACGACTACCACGACAAGAAACGCAGGAAGGAGTGA
- the snw1 gene encoding SNW domain-containing protein 1 isoform X2 yields MSLTSFLPAPTQLSQDQLEAEEKLRAQKSYSTALVSSRKEPPPYEHRKGWVPRSLEDFGDGGAFPEIHVAQFPLEMGRKKKTSNALAVQVDAEGKIKYDSIARQGQGKDKVIFSKYTDLLPKEVLNEDTPELQKPDEEAIKELTEKTRSALDKQVSQKIAAAMPVRAADKQAPAQYIRYTPSQQGVAFNSGAKQRVIRMVEMQKDPMEPPRFKINKKIPRGPPSPPAPVLHSPSRKMTVKEQQEWKIPPCISNWKNAKGYTIPLDKRLAADGRGLQTVHINENFAKLAEALYIADRKAREAVEMRAQVEKKMAQKEKEKKEEKLRELAQMARDRRAGIKSHGDKAGGEDSEVRDRDEIRHDRRKERQHDRNISRAAPDKRSKLQRDQDRDISELIALGVPNPRSASEAQYDQRLFNQSKGMDSGFAGGEDETYNVYDQPFRGSRDMASNIYRPSKNIDKDAYTDDFDTLMHNNRFVPDKEFSGADHGQRREGPVQFEEDPFGLDKFLEEAKQHGGSKRPSTSSRSKDDYHDKKRRKE; encoded by the exons ATGTCTCTGACGAG CTTTTTACCGGCGCCGACCCAGCTTTCTCAGGACCagctggaggcagaggagaagCTTCGGGCCCAGAAGTCCTATTCCACCGCCCTGGTGTCGTCCCGCAAGGAGCCCCCTCCTTATGAACACAGAAAAGGCTGGGTGCCTCGCTCCCTTGAG GACTTTGGAGATGGGGGAGCTTTTCCAGAGATCCATGTTGCCCAGTTTCCTCTGGAGATgggcaggaagaagaagacatcCAATGCCCTGGCTGTACAGGTGGATGCAGAAGGAAAGATCAAATATGACTCCATTGCCAGACAAGGACAGGGCAAAGATAAG GTGATCTTCAGTAAGTACACAGACCTTCTACCAAAGGAAGTTCTTAATGAAGACACTCCAGAACTACAGAAGCCTGATGAGGAGGCTATAAAAGAG CTGACGGAGAAGACCCGCAGTGCCCTGGACAAGCAGGTGTCTCAAAAGATTGCTGCTGCCATGCCTGTAAGAGCTGCAGACAAACAAGCTCCTGCCCAGTACATCAG ATACACCCCATCACAGCAGGGAGTGGCTTTCAACTCAGGGGCCAAACAGAGGGTGATCCGCATGGTGGAAATGCAGAAAGATCCGATGGAACCTCCACGTTTTAA GATCAACAAGAAGATTCCTCGAGGACCTCCTTCTCCCCCCGCCCCTGTCCTGCATTCCCCAAGCAGAAAG ATGACAGTCAAGGAGCAGCAGGAATGGAAGATTCCTCCATGCATCTCCAACTGGAAAAACGCCAAG GGCTACACCATTCCTCTTGACAAACGTCTGGCTGCTGATGGTAGAGGGCTGCAAACCGTTCACATCAATGAAAACTTTGCTAAGCTGGCCGAGGCGCTCTACATCGCCGACAGAAAG GCCAGAGAGGCAGTGGAGATGAGAGCCCAGGTAGAGAAGAAGATGGcccagaaagagaaggaaaagaaggaggaaaaacTGAGGGAGCTGGCACAAATGGCCAGAGACCGCAGGGCAGGGATCAAAAGTCATGGGGACAAAG CAGGTGGCGAGGACAGCGAGGTCAGGGACCGTGACGAGATCCGCCATgacagaaggaaagagagacagcacGACAGGAACATTTCCAGGGCTGCTCCTGATAAGAG GTCGAAGCTGCAGAGAGACCAAGACAGGGACATCAGCGAGCTCATCGCTCTGGGCGTTCCCAACCCACGTTCTGCCAGTGAGGCCCAGTACGACCAGCGGCTCTTTAACCAGAGCAAG GGTATGGATAGTGGTTTTGCCGGTGGTGAAGATGAGACCTACAACGTGTACGACCAGCCGTTCCGTGGCAGCAGAGACATGGCCTCTAACATCTACCGGCCCAGCAAGAATATAGACAAGGACGCCTACACGGATGACTTTGACACACTCATGCACAACAACAG GTTTGTTCCAGACAAAGAGTTCTCAGGTGCCGACCACGGGCAGAGGCGGGAAGGGCCAGTCCAGTTTGAGGAGGATCCATTCGGTCTGGACAAGTTCTTGGAGGAGGCCAAGCAGCACGGCGGCTCCAAGAGACCGTCTACCAGCAGCCGCTCAAAGGACGACTACCACGACAAGAAACGCAGGAAGGAGTGA